The following are encoded in a window of Candidatus Fluviicola riflensis genomic DNA:
- a CDS encoding IMP dehydrogenase, translating into MALSNLNSVREGLTYDDVLLVPAFSQVLPRDVQLKSKITRNIEVNTPIVSAAMDTVTEANLAIALAQQGGIGVIHKNMTIAEQALQVRKVKRSESGMILDPVTLSEDALVKDALFLMKENKIGGIPVVDANRILKGIVTNRDLRFEKNHQRPVREVMTSENLVTTKDGTSLSVAEDILQEKKIEKLPVVDANNKLIGLITYRDIIKVKTHPESCKDQYGRLRVAAAVGVTADTIERVQALVEAGVDAIVIDTAHGHTEGVVTKLKEVKSLFPKLDVIVGNIATAAAAKYLVEAGADAVKVGIGPGSICTTRIIAGVGVPQLTAVNDVALALEGTGVPVIADGGIRYTGDIVKAIAAGADVVMIGSMFAGVEESPGETIIYEGRKFKSYRGMGSLEAMQKGSKDRYFQDAEDDIKKLVPEGISGRVPYKGNLSEVVYQIMGGLRAGMGYCGAGSIDHLKGAEFVRITSAGMRESHPHDVTITREAPNYSLK; encoded by the coding sequence ATGGCATTGTCCAATCTCAATTCAGTCAGAGAAGGTCTTACATACGACGACGTACTCTTAGTTCCGGCATTTTCACAAGTATTACCGCGCGACGTTCAGCTAAAAAGCAAAATCACCCGTAACATTGAAGTCAATACGCCAATCGTATCGGCAGCAATGGATACCGTGACAGAAGCAAACCTGGCTATTGCTCTTGCTCAACAAGGCGGAATAGGTGTGATTCACAAAAACATGACCATCGCTGAGCAAGCCCTGCAAGTGCGCAAGGTAAAACGTTCCGAAAGCGGAATGATCCTCGATCCGGTAACCCTTTCGGAAGATGCATTGGTGAAAGATGCACTGTTCCTGATGAAAGAAAACAAAATTGGCGGGATTCCCGTAGTGGATGCCAACCGAATCTTAAAAGGAATTGTTACCAACCGCGATTTGCGTTTCGAGAAAAATCACCAGCGTCCGGTGCGTGAAGTAATGACTTCTGAAAACCTCGTAACCACCAAAGACGGGACAAGCCTGAGCGTTGCCGAAGATATTCTGCAGGAAAAGAAAATCGAGAAATTACCGGTGGTTGATGCCAACAATAAACTGATCGGATTGATCACCTACCGTGATATTATCAAAGTGAAAACGCATCCTGAATCTTGCAAAGACCAATACGGACGTTTGCGTGTAGCAGCAGCAGTTGGTGTTACTGCTGATACGATTGAGCGTGTTCAGGCATTGGTGGAAGCCGGTGTGGATGCGATTGTGATCGATACCGCTCACGGACATACAGAAGGAGTAGTTACGAAACTGAAAGAAGTAAAATCGCTGTTCCCGAAACTGGATGTTATCGTCGGGAACATCGCAACTGCAGCGGCGGCCAAATATTTGGTTGAGGCCGGAGCAGATGCAGTGAAAGTGGGAATTGGCCCGGGATCAATTTGTACAACCCGTATTATTGCCGGAGTAGGTGTGCCGCAATTGACAGCTGTAAACGATGTAGCTCTCGCGTTGGAAGGAACAGGAGTTCCGGTAATCGCAGACGGTGGAATTCGCTATACCGGCGATATCGTAAAAGCTATTGCAGCCGGAGCTGACGTGGTGATGATCGGATCGATGTTTGCCGGAGTGGAAGAATCACCGGGCGAAACCATCATTTACGAAGGAAGAAAATTCAAATCATACCGTGGAATGGGCTCATTGGAAGCCATGCAAAAAGGTTCCAAAGACCGTTATTTCCAGGATGCGGAAGACGATATCAAGAAATTGGTGCCCGAAGGAATCTCAGGACGTGTTCCTTACAAAGGCAATTTATCAGAAGTGGTTTACCAGATCATGGGCGGTTTAAGAGCCGGAATGGGTTATTGCGGAGCAGGTTCGATTGATCATTTGAAAGGTGCCGAGTTTGTTCGTATCACTTCCGCAGGAATGCGCGAGTCACACCCGCATGATGTAACCA
- a CDS encoding deoxyribodipyrimidine photolyase, translated as MESKKTTLFWHRRDLRITDNAGLFKALKHGFPVQPVFIFDTTILEQLPRNDQRVLFIHREINALKKQYLELGSDLLVVMGNPIDQIPELVKELNAQAVFTNRDYEPYALQRDKQLAELLQQQSVEFVGAKDHVIFEKGEVVKADGKPYTVFTPYMRRWKENLSEFYIKSYPVEKYVDNLLQVSESFESISLEKLGFSDQQTVVFPGRIPAVEIIQNYHETRDIPSVNGTSRLSLHLRFGTISIRELVRLAQDTGEKFLNELIWRDFYQMIIFHFPQSVTKAFKPEYDRIKWEHHEEHFRLWCEGKTGYPLVDAGMRELNTTGHMHNRVRMVTASFLTKHLLLDWRWGERYFAEKLLDFELASNVGGWQWAASSGCDAAPYFRVFNPTLQQEKFDPKFEYIRKWIPEFGTETYPQPIVDHAFARERVLTRYKNGLS; from the coding sequence ATGGAATCGAAGAAAACAACGCTTTTCTGGCACCGGCGCGATTTACGCATTACAGACAATGCCGGACTTTTTAAAGCTTTGAAACACGGGTTTCCTGTTCAGCCTGTTTTTATTTTCGACACAACCATTCTTGAACAGTTGCCTCGCAATGATCAGCGGGTATTGTTTATCCACAGGGAAATAAATGCGCTTAAAAAACAATACCTGGAATTGGGTAGCGATCTCCTGGTTGTCATGGGAAACCCAATTGACCAAATTCCGGAATTGGTCAAGGAACTGAATGCTCAAGCTGTTTTTACCAACCGCGATTACGAACCGTATGCGCTTCAGCGCGACAAACAATTGGCGGAATTACTACAGCAACAATCGGTAGAATTCGTTGGCGCGAAAGACCATGTGATTTTTGAAAAAGGAGAAGTGGTAAAGGCTGATGGAAAACCGTATACTGTTTTTACACCGTACATGCGCCGGTGGAAAGAAAATCTTTCGGAGTTTTATATCAAAAGCTATCCGGTGGAAAAGTATGTGGATAATTTACTACAGGTTTCCGAATCGTTTGAAAGTATTTCACTTGAAAAATTAGGGTTTTCAGATCAGCAAACGGTGGTTTTTCCTGGTCGGATTCCTGCGGTTGAAATCATTCAAAATTACCATGAAACGCGCGACATTCCTTCTGTAAACGGCACTTCACGCCTGAGTTTACATCTCCGGTTCGGGACCATATCTATCCGTGAATTGGTACGTTTGGCGCAAGATACCGGAGAAAAATTCCTCAATGAATTGATCTGGCGCGATTTCTATCAAATGATCATTTTCCATTTTCCGCAATCGGTTACAAAGGCTTTTAAACCCGAATACGACCGCATCAAGTGGGAACACCACGAAGAGCATTTCCGGTTGTGGTGTGAAGGAAAAACGGGTTATCCGCTGGTAGATGCGGGCATGCGTGAACTGAATACCACCGGACACATGCACAATCGCGTTCGCATGGTTACAGCCAGTTTTCTCACCAAACATTTATTGCTCGACTGGCGTTGGGGCGAACGGTATTTTGCCGAAAAATTACTGGATTTTGAATTGGCAAGTAATGTAGGTGGCTGGCAATGGGCCGCGAGTTCAGGTTGTGATGCCGCGCCTTATTTCCGGGTGTTTAATCCAACATTACAACAGGAAAAATTCGACCCGAAATTTGAATACATCCGTAAATGGATTCCTGAATTCGGAACGGAAACCTACCCGCAACCAATCGTCGATCATGCATTCGCCCGCGAACGGGTATTGACCCGGTACAAAAATGGATTGTCGTAG
- a CDS encoding phytoene synthase, protein MKAIFDNVGHEMSKLTTKRYSTSFSLGIRFLAKDLQKPIYAIYGFVRFADEIVDSFHDFNKEELFTDFTRQTYDALEQGISLNPILNSFQWVVNEYKIPKELITAFLQSMEMDLNNKAYHQRDYEDYIFGSAEVVGLMCLKVFVRGNEVEYERLKTPAMKLGSAFQKINFLRDIHSDFHVLGRMYFPGVDFNEFNMSVKQEIETDIICDFKTGYEGIKQLPKDARFGVYMAYIYYHKLFRKIQQTEAKIILNKRIRITDNKKYRLFLTSYLRHNFNLI, encoded by the coding sequence ATGAAGGCGATTTTTGATAATGTGGGACATGAAATGAGCAAGCTGACGACCAAGCGTTACAGCACGTCATTCTCATTGGGAATCCGCTTTTTAGCAAAAGATTTACAGAAACCGATTTACGCGATCTATGGATTTGTGCGCTTTGCGGATGAAATTGTCGATTCATTTCACGATTTCAATAAAGAAGAATTATTCACCGATTTTACGCGACAAACCTATGATGCTTTGGAACAGGGCATTTCCTTGAACCCGATCCTTAACAGCTTTCAGTGGGTGGTAAACGAATACAAGATTCCAAAAGAATTAATCACTGCTTTTTTGCAATCCATGGAAATGGACCTGAACAATAAAGCCTACCATCAGCGCGATTACGAAGACTACATTTTTGGCTCGGCCGAAGTAGTCGGATTGATGTGCCTGAAAGTATTTGTACGTGGAAATGAAGTCGAGTACGAACGCTTGAAAACACCGGCAATGAAATTGGGTTCCGCGTTTCAGAAAATTAATTTTTTGCGCGATATTCATTCCGATTTTCATGTTTTAGGGCGCATGTACTTCCCGGGAGTTGACTTCAATGAATTTAACATGTCGGTAAAACAGGAAATAGAAACGGACATTATCTGCGATTTCAAAACCGGTTACGAAGGAATCAAACAACTTCCGAAAGATGCACGTTTTGGAGTTTATATGGCGTATATCTATTATCATAAGTTATTTCGCAAAATTCAACAAACCGAAGCGAAAATCATCCTTAATAAACGCATTCGTATTACCGACAATAAGAAGTATCGTTTGTTTTTAACTTCTTATCTTCGTCATAATTTCAACCTCATTTAA
- a CDS encoding isopentenyl-diphosphate delta-isomerase, protein MMQEVILVDSNDQPLGKMEKLEAHQKGLLHRAFSVFIFNQNNELLLQQRALEKYHSGGLWTNTCCSHPSPSGSLELAGAKRLFEEMGFTTELSRLFAFEYRVELDNQLIEHEYDHVLIGKYDGDVIPNPEEVMAYRWISIEDLLSEMKQHPDGFTSWFKIILNEHSNQFSDLMWGHD, encoded by the coding sequence ATCATGCAAGAAGTAATCCTGGTTGATTCGAACGATCAGCCTCTCGGGAAGATGGAAAAACTGGAAGCGCACCAAAAAGGATTGCTGCACCGGGCTTTTTCGGTCTTCATTTTCAACCAAAACAATGAATTACTCTTGCAGCAGCGCGCGCTTGAAAAGTACCATTCGGGCGGTTTGTGGACCAACACCTGCTGTTCGCACCCATCACCATCCGGATCACTGGAACTGGCTGGTGCCAAACGTTTGTTTGAAGAAATGGGCTTCACCACCGAACTTTCGCGTTTGTTTGCTTTTGAATACCGCGTTGAGCTCGATAACCAACTCATCGAACATGAATATGATCATGTATTGATCGGTAAATACGACGGCGATGTAATTCCCAATCCGGAAGAAGTCATGGCCTATCGCTGGATTTCAATAGAAGATTTACTGTCTGAAATGAAACAACATCCCGATGGATTCACATCCTGGTTTAAGATCATTCTGAATGAACATTCAAATCAATTTTCAGATTTAATGTGGGGTCACGATTAA